The following coding sequences lie in one Asterias amurensis chromosome 18, ASM3211899v1 genomic window:
- the LOC139950637 gene encoding solute carrier family 25 member 36-A-like → MAVSGSNAEKAEYTKMHNQMVSAHMTHVIAGGAGGTVGAILTCPLEVIKTRLQSSNTCLRTEYIPTVSQASLSTANGGVAQVSSISRQSLGVVKCLRYVVEKEGVAALFRGLGPNLIGVAPSRAIYFGAYAETKGFLNDRLTPESSLVHLLSAGFAGFTACTLTNPIWLVKTRLQLEQVNGKRHANMFRCAQYVHSREGIRGFYRGISASYMGISETAIHFVIYEHIKSLLTERESGLPDERKKLDFVKFMGAAAMSKTIAATVAYPHEVARTRLREEGNKYRSFVQTLLTVAREEGYRGIYGGLTTHLVRQIPNTAIMMCTYEFIVYLFNRV, encoded by the exons ATGGCAGTTTCAGGATCAAATGCTGAAAAAGCTGAATACACCAAGATGCATAATCAAATGGTTTCGGCGCATATGACCCATGTTATCGCAGGAGG AGCTGGCGGTACAGTAGGTGCAATTTTAACGTGTCCACTGGAGGTTATAAAAACTAGGCTACAGTCGTCCAACACATGTCTACGAACAGAGTATATACCAACAGTTTCGCAAGCCAGTCTGTCAACAGCAAATGGGGGCGTTGCTCAAGTTAGCAGTATCTCAAGACAGTCGCTTGGCGTTGTCAAATGTCTTAG GTACGTTGTTGAAAAGGAAGGTGTTGCTGCTCTCTTCAGGGGTCTTGGACCTAATCTCATTGGTGTAGCACCCTCAAG AGCGATCTACTTTGGTGCTTATGCAGAAACAAAGGGCTTCCTGAACGACAGATTAACACCAGAGTCTTCACTTGTGCACCTGCTGTCTGCAGGATTTGCAG GTTTTACAGCGTGCACACTAACAAATCCAATATGGCTGGTCAAAACGAGACTACAATTGGAACAAGT AAACGGCAAGAGGCATGCAAACATGTTTCGCTGCGCTCAGTATGTACACAGTAGAGAAGGTATCAGAGGTTTCTACCGGGGCATCTCGGCATCCTATATGGGCATCTCGGAGACGGCTATACACTTTGTCATCTACGAGCACATAAAGTCGTTGCTGACGGAGAGGGAAAGTGGTCTGCCTGATGAGAGAAAGAAGCTGGACTTTGTTAAATTCATGGGGGCGGCTGCCATGTCCAAGACGATAGCAGCCACTGTAGCATATCCACACg AGGTTGCAAGGACAAGATTGCGAGAAGAAGGAAACAAGTATCGCTCCTTTGTACAAACATTACTAACTGTCGCTCGGGAGGAGGGCTATAGGGGGATCTATGGTGGCCTTACAACGCACCTCGTCAGGCAAATCCCAAACACTGCAATAATGATGTGTACGTACGAGTTCATCGTGTACCTGTTTAATCGGGTGTAG